Below is a window of Candidatus Kaelpia aquatica DNA.
GTTTATAAAGATGCCCAGTGCTAAAATAAATAATACATTCAGGAATAATAGTTTTCTACAATTTATCATTTAATGCCAATCTTAAAATACCTTTGATATCTTCGATTACAGTTTTAAATAATTTTACTTTCGTCTTTTTTCTCTCATTCCATATTATAGCTATTTCTTTGATCTTTAATCGCCGCCTATAGGCATAAAACAGTAATTCTGTATCAAAAAACCAATTGTTATTTTCGACAAGGTATAATAAAGAAAGAGCGGCTTCGCGTCTAAATATTTTGAATCCGCACTGGCAATCAAAACAAGGCAGTTTTAATACACCCCTGACCAATGCATTATAACCTTTTGATAAAAATCTTCTGAGAAATGAACGGGTTACCAAGGAAGGATTAATCAGCCTGGAGCCAATAACGATATCATTTCCCACTTTAATCTGACCATACATCTCTAAAAAATAATGCAGGTCTGCAGATAAATCTATATCCATATATCCTATAACCGGCCAGATAGAATTGGTTATCCGGAATCTTAATGCCCTACCCCTTCCTTTTGTATTTAACTTAAAAGTAAGTATGCTAGAAAATCGTTTCTCTAAATTTTTAGCAACATCGAATGTCTTATCAGTGGATCCGTTGTCTATTATAGTTATTAAAAAGTCGAATTTATGTTCTTCTAAAAATGCTTTTATCTTTAAGACATTTCTTTCCAGTATGTCCTGCTCATTGTAAACGGGTAGTATTATTT
It encodes the following:
- a CDS encoding glycosyltransferase; amino-acid sequence: MGNAIEIILPVYNEQDILERNVLKIKAFLEEHKFDFLITIIDNGSTDKTFDVAKNLEKRFSSILTFKLNTKGRGRALRFRITNSIWPVIGYMDIDLSADLHYFLEMYGQIKVGNDIVIGSRLINPSLVTRSFLRRFLSKGYNALVRGVLKLPCFDCQCGFKIFRREAALSLLYLVENNNWFFDTELLFYAYRRRLKIKEIAIIWNERKKTKVKLFKTVIEDIKGILRLALNDKL